GTGATGCCGACGCTGCCCGGCGTGGGTCGGGCGGCATCATCCGCCGAAGATTCAACCGGCAACCGCTGATAAACAGGATTTTCCTCCGTCCTGTCCGCCACAGTCGACGCATGCTGCCGGAGCCTGAACGCTAACCTTGCGCAAACGCCCAGCAAGGACATTTCATGACCCTCAGCTTCGATCCAGATTCACTTTCTCTGCCGAATGGTCACTTCATCGGCAGCAGGCTGATCGAGGCAAGAGGCGAGCTGCCGACGCACCGCCCCTCGGATGCGAAGGCATATTGGGATTGTCCGGTTGCCTCTGCGGATATCGTCGACCAAGCGGTCGACACTGCGCAAAAAGCCTTGAAGGAGAGCGGCTGGGCGTCGCTGCGTCCGCGCGAACGGACCAAAGCGATGCAGCGCTGGGCAGATCTCATCGAGCAGGAGGCCGTGCCTCTCGCGAAGATGGAAGCTGTTGGCTCCACTCGCCCCGTTGGGCATTTGATTGCCGGCGATATTGCAGTGACTGCCGAACAGATCCGCTTCTTCGCCGAATTCGCTGACAAGGAAGGCAGCGACCTCGTCCCAACCGCTGACGACAGCCTCGGCATGATCATGACCGAGGCTTATGGCGTCGTCGGTGCGATCACGCCTTGGAATTTTCCCTTGTCCATGGCCGGCTGGAAGCTCGCTCCGGCGCTCGCCGCCGGCAATGCGGTCGTCTTGAAGCCCTCCGAAATCACGCCGTTCTCAACACTTTATCTTGCCGAGCTTGCGGTGCGGGCCGGTCTGCCGGCGGGCCTCATCAACATCGTCCTGGGCGATGGCCCAACCACAGGCAGTGCGATCACCGGCCATCCGGGCATTGCCAAGGTGAGCTTTACCGGCTCGACGGCTGCCGGCGCTGCCATCATGACCAATATTGCTAGAACAGGCGTAAAGCCGATGACGCTCGAACTCGGCGGCAAGAGCCCGCAGCTCGTTTTTGCCGATGCCGACCTCGATATGGCGGCGGGCGCGATCGCGACCAGCCTTCTTGGCAATGCCGGACAGGCCTGCGTGGCCGGATCGCGGCTGATCGTGGAGGCCAAGGTGGCGGACGTGCTGGTAGACGCCATCATCGCCAGGCTGGCCGCCATCCGCCCGGGTCCCACCTGGAATGAGGCCACAGACTATCCGCCGATCATTTCGGAGCGGCAGATCGGCCGCATGGACAGCATCGTCCGCGCCACCGTCGACGGTGGTGCAGAGTGCCTGGCTGGCGGGAAGCGCCTGGATTGCGAAGGCTACTTTTACGCCCCGACGCTGATCTCCGGCGTGACGGCAACATCGCCGGCGGTTTTGGAAGAGATTTTCGGGCCGGTTCTGACCATTCAGACGTTCGAGGATGAGGAGGAAGCGCTGACCCTGG
This Rhizobium sullae DNA region includes the following protein-coding sequences:
- a CDS encoding aldehyde dehydrogenase family protein encodes the protein MTLSFDPDSLSLPNGHFIGSRLIEARGELPTHRPSDAKAYWDCPVASADIVDQAVDTAQKALKESGWASLRPRERTKAMQRWADLIEQEAVPLAKMEAVGSTRPVGHLIAGDIAVTAEQIRFFAEFADKEGSDLVPTADDSLGMIMTEAYGVVGAITPWNFPLSMAGWKLAPALAAGNAVVLKPSEITPFSTLYLAELAVRAGLPAGLINIVLGDGPTTGSAITGHPGIAKVSFTGSTAAGAAIMTNIARTGVKPMTLELGGKSPQLVFADADLDMAAGAIATSLLGNAGQACVAGSRLIVEAKVADVLVDAIIARLAAIRPGPTWNEATDYPPIISERQIGRMDSIVRATVDGGAECLAGGKRLDCEGYFYAPTLISGVTATSPAVLEEIFGPVLTIQTFEDEEEALTLADHPTYGLAAGLFTRDLSRAIRLTRRLQAGTVWVNRYGRSRDHILPTGGYKQSGIGKDLGREAYLANRKSKSVLISL